The Ananas comosus cultivar F153 linkage group 7, ASM154086v1, whole genome shotgun sequence genome has a window encoding:
- the LOC109712963 gene encoding probable galacturonosyltransferase 4 isoform X7 encodes MGRRKKTMLVLLCASVLAPLLLYTDRLSTLHAADPIQTQLRNSGEHKSKVLSEAPEKKTPPPPDIGGVILQVTTKEENKSEVKLETTSTKIVPGNNHPVSSNKNSGNSEIPDSRIRHIKDQLIRAKVYLSLAATRTNAHFIRELRARIKDMQRTLGDATKDSELLRN; translated from the exons ATGGGgcggaggaagaagacgatgcTGGTGTTGCTCTGCGCCTCGGTTCTCGCGCCCCTCCTCCTCTACACGGATCGCCTCTCTACTCTCCACGCCGCCGATCCCATCC agacCCAATTGAGAAATTCCGGAGAGCACAAGAGCAAGGTGCTGTCGGAAGCGCCGGAGAAAAAAACTCCGCCTCCGCCGGACATCGGCGGCGTGATCCTGCAAGTGACCACCAAAGAG GAAAATAAATCGGAAGTTAAGCTGGAGACAACATCTACTAAGATTGTTCCTGGAAATAATCACCCAGTGAGCAGCAATAAAAACAGCGGTAACTCGGAAATACCTGATTCGAGAATTCGGCATATTAAGGACCAATTGATCAGGGCAAAGGTTTATCTCAGCCTCGCAGCCACTCGAACCAATGCGCATTTTATCAGGGAGTTGCGCGCACGCATAAAAGATATGCAACGAACACTCGGCGACGCGACCAAGGATTCAGAACTGCTGAGGAA
- the LOC109712963 gene encoding probable galacturonosyltransferase 4 isoform X6, translating to MGRRKKTMLVLLCASVLAPLLLYTDRLSTLHAADPIQTQLRNSGEHKSKVLSEAPEKKTPPPPDIGGVILQVTTKEENKSEVKLETTSTKIVPGNNHPVSSNKNSGNSEIPDSRIRHIKDQLIRAKVYLSLAATRTNAHFIRELRARIKDMQRTLGDATKDSELLRKKFWNFCCGNENVSLKR from the exons ATGGGgcggaggaagaagacgatgcTGGTGTTGCTCTGCGCCTCGGTTCTCGCGCCCCTCCTCCTCTACACGGATCGCCTCTCTACTCTCCACGCCGCCGATCCCATCC agacCCAATTGAGAAATTCCGGAGAGCACAAGAGCAAGGTGCTGTCGGAAGCGCCGGAGAAAAAAACTCCGCCTCCGCCGGACATCGGCGGCGTGATCCTGCAAGTGACCACCAAAGAG GAAAATAAATCGGAAGTTAAGCTGGAGACAACATCTACTAAGATTGTTCCTGGAAATAATCACCCAGTGAGCAGCAATAAAAACAGCGGTAACTCGGAAATACCTGATTCGAGAATTCGGCATATTAAGGACCAATTGATCAGGGCAAAGGTTTATCTCAGCCTCGCAGCCACTCGAACCAATGCGCATTTTATCAGGGAGTTGCGCGCACGCATAAAAGATATGCAACGAACACTCGGCGACGCGACCAAGGATTCAGAACTGCTGAGGAA AAAATTTTGGAACTTCTGCTGTGGTAATGAGAATGTGAGCCTGAAAAGATAA
- the LOC109712812 gene encoding glycine-rich cell wall structural protein 1.0-like, with amino-acid sequence MQGSLFPSLGFMVWSAFRGDGGGGLGGDGSGHLGGDDNGGGGLGDSDGSGGGNLGHDGGGEGSGSSSEGSGDGSLGNGDGGGGEGGDDRLGDSRSDESYLGGGYREDGRKRDIF; translated from the exons ATGCAAGGAAGCTTATTCCCAtccctcggtttcat GGTTTGGTCGGCCTTCCGCGGTGACGGCGGTGGTGGCTTAGGCGGTGACGGCAGTGGTCACTTAGGCGGCGACGACAACGGCGGTGGCGGCTTAGGCGACAGcgacggcagcggcggtggcaaCTTAGGCCAcgatggcggcggcgaaggTAGTGGCAGTAGCAGCGAAGGCAGCGGCGATGGCAGCTTAGGTAATGGcgacggcggtggcggcgaAGGCGGCGACGACCGCTTGGGTGACAGTCGTAGCGATGAAAGCTACTTGGGTGGCGGATACAGAGAAGATGGGAGGAAGAGGGACATATTCTAG